Proteins encoded in a region of the Rutidosis leptorrhynchoides isolate AG116_Rl617_1_P2 chromosome 9, CSIRO_AGI_Rlap_v1, whole genome shotgun sequence genome:
- the LOC139866647 gene encoding trimethyltridecatetraene synthase-like, translating into MLPQVPTLCRQVEDSNRWLTNGDIELTSDGQIIEKIKVTGSRVKVRGGRWHTIMCNEDQYLVFYSSCSVVCLAIVVVLLFSDHIRRGPTNLNLPPGPKPWPIIGNLNLMGALPHRSMHELSKKYGEIMHLKFGSRNVVTASSVEMAKIFLKTMGSNFACRPKNAAGKYTTYNYSDITWSPYGPYWRQGRKMFVMELFSAKRLESYQYIRVEETKSFLRKVYKSCGKEIRVKDLLSTLNMNVIGRMVLGKTYWDDELGEVGKNVVSGDEFHKMVNEWFLLNGVLNIGDWIPWIGFLDLQGYVKRMKTVSKKFDRFLEHVLKEHDERRTVEGENFVQRDMVDVLLQLADDPSLDVKLERHGVKAFTQDLLAGGTESSTITVEWAIAQLLKKPEIFKKATNELDRVIGRDRWVEETDMVNLPYINAIVKETMRLHPVAPMLPPRRTREDCKVAGYDIPKDTLVLVSVWTIGRDSELWDNPEDFCPERFIGKEIDIKGNDFELLPFGAGRRMCPGYSLGIKVIESSLANLIHGFNWKLPGNMNEKDLEMEEIYGLSTPKKIPLVTIAQPRLQFEMYG; encoded by the exons atcaGTACCTAGTCTTTTATTCTTCTTGTTCAGTTGTATGCCTAGCCATCGTGGTTGTGCTTCTCTTTTCTGACCACATCCGCCGTGGTCCCACCAACCTCAACCTTCCTCCCGGGCCCAAACCCTGGCCCATAATCGGCAACCTCAACCTCATGGGTGCACTTCCTCACCGTTCCATGCATGAACTCTCCAAAAAATATGGAGAGATCATGCACCTTAAATTTGGTTCTCGAAATGTAGTCACGGCCTCATCCGTTGAGATGGCTAAAATCTTCCTCAAGACCATGGGCTCCAACTTTGCATGTCGTCCTAAAAATGCAGCAGGAAAATATACCACTTATAATTATTCGGATATCACTTGGTCCCCTTACGGGCCTTACTGGCGTCAAGGCCGTAAAATGTTTGTCATGGAGCTGTTTAGTGCGAAACGTTTGGAGTCGTATCAATACATTCGAGTAGAAGAAACGAAGTCGTTTTTAAGAAAGGTTTACAAGTCATGTGGGAAAGAAATTAGGGTGAAGGATCTATTATCGACGTTGAACATGAATGTGATAGGTAGGATGGTGTTGGGGAAGACATATTGGGATGATGAATTAGGCGAGGTTGGGAAGAATGTGGTGAGTGGGGACGAGTTTCATAAAATGGTGAACGAGTGGTTTTTGTTAAATGGAGTGCTTAATATTGGAGATTGGATACCATGGATTGGTTTCTTGGACTTGCAAGGTTATGTGAAGAGAATGAAGACGGTAAGCAAAAAGTTCGATCGGTTTCTTGAGCACGTGTTGAAGGAGCACGATGAAAGGAGGACGGTGGAAGGGGAAAATTTTGTTCAAAGGGACATGGTTGACGTCTTGCTGCAGCTTGCTGATGATCCCAGTCTTGATGTTAAGCTCGAGAGGCATGGAGTAAAGGCATTTACACAG GATTTGCTTGCCGGTGGAACTGAAAGTTCAACGATTACAGTTGAATGGGCGATAGCACAACTCCTAAAGAAACCTGAAATATTTAAAAAGGCAACGAATGAGCTAGATCGAGTTATAGGTCGAGATCGATGGGTGGAAGAGACCGACATGGTTAACCTTCCTTATATTAACGCGATCGTTAAGGAGACAATGAGGTTACATCCAGTAGCACCAATGTTGCCTCCTAGAAGGACACGCGAGGATTGCAAAGTAGCCGGTTACGATATTCCAAAAGACACGTTGGTGCTTGTTAGCGTGTGGACAATTGGTCGAGATTCAGAGTTATGGGACAACCCTGAAGATTTTTGTCCAGAGAGATTCATCGGTAAGGAAATTGATATAAAAGGTAACGATTTTGAGTTACTTCCGTTCGGTGCAGGGCGAAGGATGTGTCCTGGTTATAGTTTAGGGATAAAGGTGATCGAGTCGAGTTTGGCTAATCTGATTCATGGGTTTAATTGGAAATTACCGGGTAATATGAATGAAAAGGATTTAGAAATGGAAGAAATATACGGGTTATCAACTCCTAAAAAGATCCCACTCGTCACAATCGCTCAACCGAGGCTACAATTTGAAATGTACGGATAA
- the LOC139867026 gene encoding lipoxygenase 1, chloroplastic has translation MALANEMMCSHSVIEKSSFLGLNKNLGQLCVNPVLIRLDKSRPNSNQLRKGVHKSGRVVATISEDLAKLVRVEKPVSFNVRAVLTVRNKNKEDLKETIVRKIDAFTDQIGRNVVLQLCSNDIDPRTRAPKRSKEAVLKDWSKKSNLKTERVNYTADILVDSGFGTPGAITITNKHQKEFFLESITIEGFACGPLHFPCNSWVQSTKDHPKPRIFFSNQPYLPDETPLGLKSLREQELKDLRGDGKGVRKLSDRIYDYDVYNDLGNPDRGSDFVRPTLGGDKIPYPRRCRTGRVPCDTDITAESRVEKPLPMYVPRDEQFEESKANAFSTGRLKAVLHNLLPSMVASISKKHDFKGFSQIDSLYSEGVLLKLGLQDDLLKKLPLPNLVTRLHESSQGGGLLKYDTPKILSKDKFAWLRDDEFARQAIAGVNPVSIEKLHVFPPVSRLDPEIYGPQESALREEHITGYLNGLTVQQAIEENKLFIIDYHDIYLPFLDRINALDGRKAYATRTIFYLNPSGTLMPVAIELSLPQALHGSESKRVVTPPADATSNWMWLLAKAHVCSNDAGVHQLVHHFLRTHASMEPFILAAHRQLSAMHPIYKLIDPHMRYTLEINQLARQNLINADGVIEACFTPGRYCMEISAAAYKNWRFDLEGLPAELIRRGMAVRDPSKPHGLKLLIEDYPYASDGLLIWDALQKWVQTYVNRYYPDSAHVCNDRELQAWYAESINVGHADLRHEDWWPTLATPDDLTSILTTIIWLASAQHAALNFGQYPYGGYVPNRPPLTRRLLPDENDPEYTLFHDDPQKYFLSALPSLLQSTKYMAVVDTLSTHSPDEEYIGERQQTDTWSGDAEIVEAFYAFSAEIQSIEKEIEKRNSDPSLKNRCGAGVLPYELLAPSSGAGVTCRGIPNSVSI, from the exons ATGGCATTAGCTAATGAAATGATGTGCAGTCATTCTGTGATTGAAAAGTCATCATTTTTGGGTTTAAATAAGAATTTAGGTCAGTTATGTGTTAATCCTGTATTGATTCGGCTTGATAAAAGCAGGCCGAATTCAAATCAATTGAGAAAAGGTGTTCATAAATCGGGTCGGGTTGTTGCGACAATTAGTGAAGATTTGGCTAAATTAGTTAGGGTTGAAAAACCAGTTAGTTTCAATGTGAGAGCTGTGTTGACTGTTAGAAATAAAAACAAGGAAGATTTAAAGGAGACAATTGTTAGAAAGATTGATGCTTTTACTGATCAGATTGGAAGAAATGTTGTTTTGCAGCTTTGTAGTAATGATATTGATCCAA GAACAAGAGCTCCAAAGCGAAGTAAAGAAGCTGTGTTGAAGGACTGGTCGAAAAAATCGAACCTTAAAACCGAAAGGGTTAATTACACAGCTGATATATTAGTAGATTCAGGATTTGGAACCCCTGGAGCAATTACTATTACTAATAAGCATCAAAAAGAGTTCTTTTTGGAGAGTATTACCATTGAAGGATTTGCGTGTGGGCCACTTCATTTCCCTTGTAATTCATGGGTTCAATCTACTAAAGATCATCCTAAACCTAGGATTTTTTTCTCTAATCAG CCTTATCTGCCTGACGAGACTCCGTTAGGACTAAAGTCTTTAAGAGAACAAGAGCTTAAAGATTTAAGAGGTGATGGCAAAGGGGTTAGGAAGTTGTCAGATCGAATTTATGATTACGATGTTTACAATGATTTGGGTAACCCGGATAGAGGATCCGACTTTGTTAGGCCCACACTCGGAGGCGACAAAATCCCATATCCAAGAAGATGTCGAACTGGACGCGTACCTTGCGATACTG ATATTACAGCTGAGAGCCGGGTGGAGAAGCCATTGCCAATGTATGTTCCAAGGGATGAACAATTTGAGGAGTCAAAGGCGAATGCGTTTTCAACAGGGCGACTAAAAGCGGTGTTACATAATCTACTTCCGTCAATGGTGGCCAGCATTTCAAAGAAACACGACTTCAAAGGGTTCTCACAGATCGATAGTCTTTATAGTGAAGGAGTGCTTTTAAAACTAGGTCTTCAAGATGATCTATTGAAGAAGCTTCCATTGCCCAATCTGGTTACCAGGTTACATGAATCTAGTCAAGGTGGTGGCCTTCTTAAATATGATACCCCAAAGATTCTCTCCA AGGACAAATTTGCATGGTTACGGGATGATGAATTTGCCCGTCAAGCAATTGCTGGGGTGAATCCAGTCAGCATAGAGAAGCTTCATGTTTTCCCACCTGTAAGTCGGCTTGATCCTGAAATATACGGCCCGCAAGAGTCTGCTTTACGAGAAGAACACATCACAGGCTATCTCAATGGCTTGACTGTACAGCAG GCAATTGAGGAAAATAAGCTATTTATAATAGACTACCATGACATATACCTACCCTTTCTGGACAGAATAAATGCACTTGACGGGCGTAAAGCATACGCAACAAGAACAATTTTTTACTTGAACCCATCTGGCACTCTCATGCCGGTTGCAATCGAACTTAGCCTACCACAAGCATTGCATGGTTCCGAGTCAAAACGCGTGGTTACACCACCAGCTGATGCCACAAGTAACTGGATGTGGCTGCTAGCCAAAGCCCATGTATGCTCAAACGATGCTGGTGTTCACCAGCTGGTTCATCACTTTTTACGGACTCATGCATCTATGGAACCATTTATATTGGCTGCACATAGGCAATTGAGTGCAATGCACCCTATATATAAACTTATAGACCCACACATGAGATATACTCTAGAGATTAATCAATTGGCTCGCCAAAACTTGATCAATGCTGATGGTGTTATCGAAGCGTGCTTCACTCCTGGACGCTATTGTATGGAGATCAGTGCTGCTGCTTACAAGAATTGGCGTTTCGATTTAGAAGGTCTTCCTGCTGAGCTCATCAGAAG AGGTATGGCGGTTCGAGACCCAAGCAAGCCACATGGTCTAAAGCTTCTAATAGAAGACTATCCGTATGCATCCGATGGGCTCCTGATTTGGGATGCCCTTCAAAAATGGGTACAAACTTACGTGAACCGATACTATCCAGACTCAGCCCATGTCTGCAATGACAGAGAGCTCCAAGCATGGTATGCAGAGTCCATCAACGTGGGCCATGCCGATCTTCGTCACGAGGATTGGTGGCCCACTTTAGCCACTCCAGATGACCTTACTTCCATCCTAACCACTATCATCTGGCTCGCATCAGCTCAACATGCAGCACTTAACTTTGGTCAGTACCCGTATGGTGGCTATGTACCAAACCGACCTCCTTTGACCCGTCGATTACTACCCGATGAAAACGACCCAGAATACACATTGTTCCATGATGATCCACAAAAATACTTTTTATCTGCTCTACCAAGTTTGTTACAATCTACAAAATACATGGCTGTGGTGGATACATTGTCTACTCATTCGCCTGATGAGGAGTATATTGGGGAGAGACAACAAACCGACACTTGGTCAGGGGATGCTGAAATCGTTGAAGCGTTTTATGCGTTTTCAGCTGAAATTCAAAGTATTGAAAAGGAGATTGAAAAAAGAAACAGCGATCCGAGTTTGAAGAATAGATGTGGTGCTGGGGTTTTGCCATATGAACTTCTTGCACCAAGTTCAGGTGCTGGTGTAACATGTAGAGGTATTCCAAACAGTGTGTCTatatga